One genomic segment of Helianthus annuus cultivar XRQ/B chromosome 14, HanXRQr2.0-SUNRISE, whole genome shotgun sequence includes these proteins:
- the LOC110909108 gene encoding transcription factor bHLH30 codes for MMQFLPSHGYEFNNYSSIIRNLVYNNGEEDLSASMESAAEVKAAAASNRHSEAERRRRKRINGHLATLRSILPDTVKADKASLLAEVVRRVKELKTITAGLESTSLDQSDDTIRNYVIPSENDELKLTYIGEDSSTNNVMIKVSICCEDRPDLIVELTRALGSVQGKLVRTEIGTLGGRIKCVLWVQVYEVTRDQGLDELRRVLKVVTDRASFLDLPRNKRPRVPHFV; via the exons ATGATGCAGTTTCTACCAAGTCATGGGTATGAGTTCAATAACTATTCAAGTATTATCAGGAACTTGGTATACAATAATGGAGAGGAAGATTTATCAGCAAGCATGGAGTCAGCGGCGGAGGTGAAAGCGGCAGCCGCTAGTAACAGACACAGCGAAGCCGAACGGAGACGAAGGAAGAGGATCAATGGCCACCTTGCTACCCTCCGTAGCATCCTCCCCGACACCGTTAAA GCAGATAAAGCTTCATTACTCGCGGAGGTAGTAAGGCGGGTGAAGGAGTTAAAGACAATAACCGCGGGACTAGAATCAACAAGTTTGGATCAAAGTGACGACACAATACGAAACTATGTAATTCCAAGTGAAAATGATGAGCTTAAGTTGACATACATTGGAGAAGATTCTAGTACCAATAATGTTATGATAAAGGTTAGCATATGTTGCGAAGATAGGCCCGATTTGATCGTTGAGTTAACGAGAGCATTGGGTTCGGTACAAGGTAAATTAGTGCGTACCGAGATAGGGACATTGGGTGGAAGAATAAAATGTGTGTTATGGGTTCAAGTTTATGAAGTAACAAGAGACCAAGGGTTAGATGAGCTAAGAAGAGTGTTAAAGGTGGTTACTGACCGTGCATCGTTCTTGGATCTTCCTAGGAACAAAAGAccacgtgttccacattttgtttGA